In one window of Macadamia integrifolia cultivar HAES 741 chromosome 2, SCU_Mint_v3, whole genome shotgun sequence DNA:
- the LOC122091080 gene encoding uncharacterized protein LOC122091080 codes for MPPGSKKRKAVKKKKEKANNHSTTNNQQVSESDDLITHEEKDSDGGEISSPKSQPENPSITEKEEQGEVDRQGWDSHPSGSVVIEDSKSMEVAQNGTGNGEAKNKQEEVLEEVEVVEDIEVTRELKPEDDEVVKDIQITKELKPDEVYESKNDTIVSVERDAGSFSSSSSSDDESSLVDEKSQVMESEKMEEEEKGGGSVMETTAVVGSVQELEEVKIATSVLDTATDDDLVGTLEKSSSSVIETTHTVDSAEPVVSLTEEVTESFASSTVEDNGVSDEIGLASKDNEEISLPLSNETVGASDVIESVAKESEDKMLQPSDAPIVETSGTGSAELPKDPAIPEISENQPLLGTIPPPIERTSWKSCCGIFDVLKGSNR; via the exons ATGCCACCAGGTTCAAAGAAGAGAAAGGctgtcaagaaaaagaaagaaaaggccaACAACCATTCAACAACTAACAATCAACAAG TCTCAGAAAGTGATGATCTGATAACCCATGAGGAGAAAGATAGTGATGGTGGTGAAATCAGTTCCCCTAAATCACAGCCAGAGAATCCGTCAATAACGGAGAAGGAAGAACAGGGGGAGGTGGATAGGCAGGGTTGGGATTCTCATCCTTCTGGATCGGTTGTTATCGAAGATTCTAAATCGATGGAAGTTGCCCAAAATGGCACTGGAAATGGCGAAGCCAAAAATAAGCAAGAAGAGGTGTTAGAGGAGGTGGAGGTTGTTGAGGATATTGAGGTTACTAGGGAGTTGAAGCCTGAGGATGATGAAGTTGTGAAGGACATTCAGATTACGAAGGAGTTGAAGCCTGATGAGGTTTATGAGAGCAAGAATGATACTATTGTGTCTGTTGAGCGAGATGCTGGTAGTTTTAGCAGTAGTAGCAGTTCTGATGATGAATCCTCACTGGTCGATGAGAAGTCCCAGGTTATGGAATCAgagaagatggaagaggaagaaaagggtggTGGTTCAGTCATGGAAACCACAGCCGTTGTTGGTTCGGTGCAGGAATTGGAAGAGGTGAAGATTGCTACTTCAGTTTTGGACACTGCTACTGACGACGATTTGGTAGGGACGTTGGAGAAAAGTTCTAGTTCAGTCATTGAAACTACACATACTGTTGATTCGGCAGAGCCAGTTGTTTCATTGACTGAGGAGGTTACTGAGTCTTTTGCATCCAGTACTGTTGAGGATAATGGGGTTTCTGATGAGATTGGTTTGGCATCGAAGGATAATGAGGAGATATCATTGCCTTTGTCAAATGAGACTGTGGGGGCTTCGGATGTAATTGAATCAGTGGCAAAGGAAAGTGAGGATAAGATGTTGCAACCTTCTGATGCTCCAATTGTTGAAACTAGTGGTACTGGTAGTGCTGAATTACCCAAAGACCCTGCAATTCCAGAAATATCAGAAAACCAG CCACTGTTGGGCACAATTCCCCCACCAATAGAAAGGACTTCTTGGAAGAGTTGCTGCGGCATATTTGATGTTCTGAAAGGCTCAAACAGATAG
- the LOC122065506 gene encoding putative UPF0481 protein At3g02645 has translation MVASKQLVVQYVSTIDQLADIMTKGLPHQRFNLLRSKSPSDTRRWACGGLIEILLTVLRYIITILLGQLYLALVQSLSLIKVFPPVPSSPVTRRRWKCGEKILPLKYCASELRSAGVKFQKEEMSSDHSPPKKTSLFDITFDMEKGIVTIPTIMIDDSTEIILRNLISFEQGQNYCTKYFTAYAYFMSGLIDTPSDVKLLEQKGIITNHLCNTEDIVTLFGNIGKYVTLDARYPYFYGVIKDLEDYHNKSWNKSKASLMQKYFNTPWASISVGAAALLLIFTIIQTICSILQVKP, from the exons ATGGTTGCCTCTAAGCAGCTGGTTGTTCAGTATGTCTCCACTATTGATCAGCTCGCTGACATCATGACAAAAGGATTGCCACATCAACGCTTTAATCTTCTTCGATCCAAGTCACCGTCGGATACCCGCCGCTGGGCTTGCGGGGGCCTGATAGAGATATTACTCACTGTATTGCGATACATAATAACAATACTCCTGGGCCAGCTGTATCTAGCTCTCGTTCAGTCACTTAGTTTGATTAAAGTTT TCCCACCAGTCCCATCATCTCCTGTGACGAGGAGGAGGTGGAAATGTGGTGAAAAGATTTTGCCACTTAAGTATTGTGCCTCGGAACTTAGGAGTGCTGGTGTCAAGTTTCAGAAGGAGGAGATGTCGTCTGATCACTCTCCTCCAAAAAAGACATCTTTATTTGACATAACCTTCGACATGGAGAAGGGAATAGTGACAATCCCAACTATCATGATCGACGACAGTACAGAAATCATCCTTAGAAATCTTATTTCCTTTGAGCAAGGCCAAAACTACTGTACTAAATATTTCACAGCCTATGCATACTTCATGAGTGGCCTCATTGACACTCCTAGTGATGTCAAATTACTAGAGCAGAAGGGAATTATAACAAACCACCTTTGCAACACAGAAGATATAGTGACCTTATTTGGAAACATTGGCAAATATGTTACCCTGGATGCTCGATATCCTTATTTCTATGGTGTTATCAAGGATTTGGAGGACTATCACAATAAATCATGGAATAAATCAAAGGCGAGTTTGATGCAGAAGTATTTCAACACGCCATGGGCATCGATTTCAGTAGGTGCTGCAGCGTTACTCCTCATCTTCACCATTATACAGACTATTTGTTCCATCTTACAAGTCAAACCTTGA